The following are encoded together in the Daucus carota subsp. sativus chromosome 5, DH1 v3.0, whole genome shotgun sequence genome:
- the LOC108220954 gene encoding CASP-like protein 4D1: protein MNPPPSSAMPPPSTAVVWRSVGLTLRVVTVISLLVSLIIISTNTATLSSNFSRIEIRFQDVKAYRYVLATIVIGLVYSLLQTAFTIYHVTTGNRIAGDALYIFDFYGDKLISYLLATGTGAGFGVTVDLKDANSGTNTGIDKFFNKANAASSILLLAFIFTAISSVLSSLALPKKA from the exons ATGAATCCGCCACCATCATCGGCCATGCCACCGCCATCGACTGCCGTGGTGTGGCGGTCCGTGGGGCTGACATTGAGAGTGGTGACAGTGATAAGCTTGCTCGTGTCGCTCATCATCATCTCCACCAACACCGCCACCTTGTCTTCGAATTTTAGCCGGATCGAGATCCGTTTTCAGGATGTGAAAGCTTATAG GTACGTGCTGGCAACAATAGTGATCGGACTTGTCTACAGTCTCCTCCAAACTGCATTCACAATCTACCACGTGACTACCGGAAATCGCATCGCCGGAGATGCCCTTTATATTTTCGACTTCTACGGTGACAAG TTGATATCGTATTTGCTAGCAACCGGCACCGGAGCAGGATTCGGAGTTACCGTGGATTTAAAAGATGCGAATTCCGGGACAAATACGGGGATCGACAAATTTTTCAACAAGGCGAATGCGGCATCGAGCATTCTTCTTCTCGCCTTCATCTTTACGGCAATATCATCCGTTTTGTCATCTTTAGCGCTGCCAAAAAAGGCTTGA
- the LOC108221789 gene encoding uncharacterized protein LOC108221789, with protein sequence MEDIRDYHPSHPNHQLVLRNFDKPFHCDGCKEQGFGTTNKFSSEPRSRETWCNACGNHINGFVYHCRDEDLDLHPCCLELEKKMVSDGVRFKLCDKVESKCIWCNRKSLKGKSEGGWSYKSKRNKCHVHVRCVTEMILQNWKTGEFKDDDTLTLSLKNPELHLGLSSGGGQKYLKIAKALMSTVVAILLGDPTMLNLIIS encoded by the exons atggaagacataagagattATCATCCCAGCCATCCGAATCATCAACTGGTGCTGCGAAACTTCGACAAGCCTTTCCATTGTGACGGATGCAAAGAGCAAGGATTCGGAACAACGAACAAG TTCTCCTCTGAACCAAGAAGCCGCGAAACATGGTGTAATGCATGCGGGAATCATATAAATGGTTTTGTTTATCACTGTCGAGACGAGGATCTGGACTTGCATCCATGCTGTCTTGAACTCGAGAAGAAAATGGTCAGCGATGGCGTGAGATTCAAGTTGTGTGACAAAGTGGAATCCAAGTGCATTTGGTGCAACAGGAAGAGTCTCAAAGGAAAATCCGAGGGGGGCTGGTCATACAAATCCAAGCGCAACAAGTGCCATGTCCATGTTCGTTGTGTTACTGAAATGATTCTTCAAAATTGGAAAACAGGGGAATTCAAAGACGATGATACTCTCACGTTGTCACTGAAGAATCCTGAGCTTCACCTTGGACTTAGCTCAGGTGGAGGTCAGAAATACTTGAAGATCGCCAAAGCTCTTATGTCTACAGTTGTAGCCATTCTTCTGGGAGATCCTACAATGCTCAACTTGATCATTAGCTAG
- the LOC108222570 gene encoding uncharacterized protein LOC108222570: MQPLIHSHLFFSVLYLLFFPSYLSALHTTQVAKDMEDIKAYHPSHPEHQLVLRSFNKPYDCDGCRERGFGSRYRCESNDCDYVLHESCMFNSQTATHDFYPDSTFKFSYKPRSCGTWCNACENNINGFVYYCEDKDLDLHPCCLNLKNKMVIDGTKFKLTEKKRKSKGKSTGGWSYESKCNKYQFHVHRITEMIYESWKIGNCKDENSSLSLKNPELRLRRSSDRGSSRGGKYWKVAKIFLTAVVAILLGDPTVVLTTTLFNLIT; encoded by the exons ATGCAGCCGCTTATTCACTCACATCTTTTCTTCTCTGTTTTGTACTTGCTTTTCTTTCCAAGCTATCTATCAGCTCTGCACACCACACAG GTTGCCAAGGACATGGAAGACATAAAGGCTTATCATCCTAGCCATCCGGAGCATCAACTCGTGCTGCGAAGCTTCAACAAGCCCTACGATTGTGACGGATGCAGAGAGCGAGGATTCGGATCAAGATACAGATGTGAATCAAACGACTGTGACTACGTTCTCCATGAGAGCTGCATGTTCAATTCCCAAACAGCAACTCATGATTTCTACCCGGACTCCACCTTTAAGTTCTCGTATAAACCAAGGAGCTGCGGAACATGGTGCAATGCATGTGAAAATAACATAAATGGCTTTGTTTATTACTGTGAAGACAAGGATTTGGACTTGCATCCATGCTGTCTTAATCTCAAGAACAAAATGGTGATTGATGGTACGAAATTTAAGTTAACTGAGAAGAAGCGAAAATCCAAGGGAAAATCCACTGGGGGTTGGTCTTATGAATCGAAGTGCAACAAGTACCAGTTCCATGTTCACCGTATCACAGAAATGATTTATGAAAGTTGGAAAATTGGAAATTGTAAAGATGAGAATAGCTCATTGTCATTGAAGAATCCTGAGCTTCGTCTTCGACGTAGCTCAGACAGGGGTAGCTCAAGAGGGGGGAAATACTGGAAGGTTGCGAAAATCTTTCTGACAGCAGTGGTGGCCATTCTTCTGGGAGATCCGACTGTTGTTCTGACCACAACTTTGTTCAACTTAATCACCTAG